A single genomic interval of Cucumis sativus cultivar 9930 chromosome 5, Cucumber_9930_V3, whole genome shotgun sequence harbors:
- the LOC101212878 gene encoding transcription factor GTE1 isoform X2, whose product MQELMRQFGTILRQISQHKWAWPFMQPVDVEGLGLHDYYEVIDKPMDFSTIKNQMEAKDGTGYKNVREICSDVRLVFKNAMKYNDERSDVHVMAKTLLAKFEEKWLQLLPKVTEEEKRREDEEAEALLDMQLAQEAAQAKMARDISNEIYEVDMQLEELRELVVQNCRKISTEEKRKLGAALTKLSPEDISKALEIVAENNPSFQATAEEVDLDIDAQSESTLWRLKFFVKDALEVHAKSSASTGGGNNQNHTNSNNINSNNKRKKEICDAIARTAKKKSKKAST is encoded by the exons ATGCAAGAACTCATGCGGCAGTTTGGGACAATATTGCGTCAG ATATCACAGCATAAGTGGGCCTGGCCTTTTATGCAGCCAGTGGATGTGGAAGGTCTTGGATTACATGATTATTATGAG GTTATTGACAAGCCTATGGACTTCAgtacaataaaaaatcaaatggagGCTAAGGATGGTACTGGATATAAGAATGTGAGAGAAATATGTTCTGACGTGAGATTAGTCTTCAAGAATgcaatgaaatataatgatgAGAGAAGTGATGTTCACGTGATGGCCAAGACTTTGCTCGCaaagtttgaagaaaaatggcTTCAACTTCTACCTAAAGTCACTGAAGAG GAAAAGAGACGAGAGGACGAGGAAGCAGAAGCTCTGTTGGACATGCAGCTTGCTCAGGAGGCTGCTCAAGCAAAAATGGCTAGGGATATAAGTAATGAG ATTTACGAGGTAGATATGCAACTAGAAGAGCTTCGAGAACTGGTTGTGCAGAACTGCAG AAAAATATCAActgaagaaaagaggaagctTGGAGCAGCCCTCACCAAATTGTCTCCAGAAGATATCAGCAAAGCGTTGGAGATTGTAGCTGAAAATAACCCAAGTTTCCAGGCTACTGCTGAGGAGGTGGATCTTGATATCGATGCACAG AGTGAATCTACATTATGGCGGTTGAAGTTTTTTGTTAAAGATGCCCTTGAAGTTCATGCCAAGAGCTCGGCAAGCACAGGTGGTGGCAACAACCAAAACCATACAAACAGCAATAACATCAACAGtaacaacaaaaggaaaaaagagatttGTGATGCTATAGCCAGAACAGCTaagaaaaaatctaaaaaagcCTCTACTTGA
- the LOC101212878 gene encoding transcription factor GTE1 isoform X1, with translation MDVADGRNFVVGDTVHTEVDGFRHQVDEIFLKVDRLEQNVNEIEQFYLTLKKKQPNGNKGSSIVKDKDKERHVPSIKKQQQEAARREAAATKRMQELMRQFGTILRQISQHKWAWPFMQPVDVEGLGLHDYYEVIDKPMDFSTIKNQMEAKDGTGYKNVREICSDVRLVFKNAMKYNDERSDVHVMAKTLLAKFEEKWLQLLPKVTEEEKRREDEEAEALLDMQLAQEAAQAKMARDISNEIYEVDMQLEELRELVVQNCRKISTEEKRKLGAALTKLSPEDISKALEIVAENNPSFQATAEEVDLDIDAQSESTLWRLKFFVKDALEVHAKSSASTGGGNNQNHTNSNNINSNNKRKKEICDAIARTAKKKSKKAST, from the exons ATGGATGTAGCAGATGGCAGAAACTTTGTTGTGGGGGATACTGTTCATACAGAAGTGGATGGCTTTAGGCATCAAGTCGATGAGATTTTCCTGAAGGTTGACAGG CTTGAGCAAAATGTGAATGAGATAGAACAATTCTATTTGACGCTGAAAAAGAAGCAACCAAATGGTAATAAAGGCAGCTCTATTGTAAAGGATAAAGATAAGGAAAGACATGTTCCAAGTATTAAAAAGCAGCAGCAAGAAGCAGCTCGCAGAGAAGCTGCAGCTACAAAGAGAATGCAAGAACTCATGCGGCAGTTTGGGACAATATTGCGTCAG ATATCACAGCATAAGTGGGCCTGGCCTTTTATGCAGCCAGTGGATGTGGAAGGTCTTGGATTACATGATTATTATGAG GTTATTGACAAGCCTATGGACTTCAgtacaataaaaaatcaaatggagGCTAAGGATGGTACTGGATATAAGAATGTGAGAGAAATATGTTCTGACGTGAGATTAGTCTTCAAGAATgcaatgaaatataatgatgAGAGAAGTGATGTTCACGTGATGGCCAAGACTTTGCTCGCaaagtttgaagaaaaatggcTTCAACTTCTACCTAAAGTCACTGAAGAG GAAAAGAGACGAGAGGACGAGGAAGCAGAAGCTCTGTTGGACATGCAGCTTGCTCAGGAGGCTGCTCAAGCAAAAATGGCTAGGGATATAAGTAATGAG ATTTACGAGGTAGATATGCAACTAGAAGAGCTTCGAGAACTGGTTGTGCAGAACTGCAG AAAAATATCAActgaagaaaagaggaagctTGGAGCAGCCCTCACCAAATTGTCTCCAGAAGATATCAGCAAAGCGTTGGAGATTGTAGCTGAAAATAACCCAAGTTTCCAGGCTACTGCTGAGGAGGTGGATCTTGATATCGATGCACAG AGTGAATCTACATTATGGCGGTTGAAGTTTTTTGTTAAAGATGCCCTTGAAGTTCATGCCAAGAGCTCGGCAAGCACAGGTGGTGGCAACAACCAAAACCATACAAACAGCAATAACATCAACAGtaacaacaaaaggaaaaaagagatttGTGATGCTATAGCCAGAACAGCTaagaaaaaatctaaaaaagcCTCTACTTGA
- the LOC101220290 gene encoding TMV resistance protein N: protein MGSSLVGLAQSSSSCSSNLKWSYDVFLSFRGEDTRNNFTSHLDRALREKGVNFFIDDKLERGGQISESLLKSIDGSKISIIIFSKNYASSTWCLDELVKIVQCMKSMGHIVFPVFYKVDPSEVRKQTGGFGEALAKHEANELMTNKVQPWKEALTTAASLSGWDLATRKNEADLIHDLVKEVLSILNQTQLLHVAKHPVGIDSQLRAVEELASHDVPDGVNMVGIHGMGGIGKTTLAKALYNKIAYQFEACCFLSNVRETLEQFKDLVQLQEKLLSEILKDNAWKVGNVHKGKNIIRDRLCSKKVLIILDDVDKDEQLDALVGERDWFGRGSKIIATTRDRHLLENHSFDIVYPIQLLDPKKSLELFSLHAFKQNHPSSNYVDLSKFAVSYCKGLPLALVILGSLLHKRERKIWKSKLHELENSLEPSVEAVFQIGFKELHERVKEIFLDISCFFVGEDINYSKDVLKACDLNPDYGIIILMDLSLVTVEDGKIQMHDLIQQMGQTIVRHESFEPAKRSRLWEAEGAIKILKEKSGTKAVKAIKLDLHYKPWLKIVEAEAFRNMKNLRLLILQRVAYFPKNIFEYLPNSLKWIEWSTFYVNQSSSISFSVKGRLVGLVMKGVVNKQPRIAFENCKTMKHVDLSYCGTLKETPNFSATLNLEKLYLRGCTSLKVIHESVASLSKLVTLDLEGCDNLEKFPSSYLMLKSLEVLNLSRCRKIEEIPDLSASSNLKELYLRECDRLRIIHDSIGRSLDKLIILDLEGCKNLERLPIYTNKLESLELLNLASCLKLETFFDKITDFSMASNLEILDLNTCFSLRIIHESIGSLDKLITLQLDLCHNLEKLPSSLKLKSLDSLSFTNCYKLEQLPEFDENMKSLRVMNLNGTAIRVLPSSIGYLIGLENLNLNDCANLTALPNEIHWLKSLEELHLRGCSKLDMFPPRSSLNFSQESSYFKLTVLDLKNCNISNSDFLETLSNVCTSLEKLNLSGNTFSCLPSLQNFKSLRFLELRNCKFLQNIIKLPHHLARVNASGSELLAIRPDCIADMMFGKQDAEFSDSTKVLFITNNEIPKYCNKQTTRSSMSVRFRHNLDKNIPALVLCVIFKADGDSCDEAEGFIHFEVSIDGEIIMASTVGCCWSSKSEHMLLLRTSPTKLRYLHANDRHHIKVLFPNTTSKFVSKRFKSANVIMRTQGVYMVDRRFSCYT, encoded by the exons ATGGGTTCTTCTTTGGTTGGTTTAGCACAATCATCATCGTCTTgttcttcaaatttgaaatggagTTATGATGTGTTTTTGAGTTTCAGAGGTGAGGATACTCGAAACAACTTCACTAGTCATCTTGACAGGGCCTTGCGTGAAAAGGGTGTCAATTTCTTCATAGATGACAAGCTAGAGAGGGGTGGTCAAATTTCTGAATCCCTTCTCAAATCTATTGATGGTTCTAAAATTTCCATCAttattttctccaaaaatTATGCATCTTCCACCTGGTGTTTGGATGAACTGGTGAAAATAGTTCAGTGCATGAAATCCATGGGACATATAGTTTTTCCTGTCTTCTACAAG GTGGATCCATCTGAGGTTCGAAAACAAACTGGTGGGTTTGGTGAAGCATTGGCCAAACATGAAGCTAATGAGTTAATGACCAACAAGGTTCAACCATGGAAGGAAGCTTTGACCACTGCTGCTTCTTTGTCTGGTTGGGATTTAGCAACTAG GAAGAATGAGGCTGATCTTATTCATGACCTTGTTAAGGAGGTGTTGTctatattaaatcaaacacAACTACTACATGTAGCCAAGCATCCAGTTGGAATTGATTCTCAACTTAGAGCTGTTGAGGAATTGGCCTCCCATGATGTGCCCGATGGTGTTAACATGGTGGGGATACATGGGATGGGAGGCATTGGTAAGACCACTCTGGCCAAAGCTTTATACAACAAAATCGCTTATCAATTTGAAGCTTGTTGCTTTCTTTCGAATGTTAGAGAAACCTTAGAGCAATTCAAAGACCTGGTTCaactacaagaaaaactaCTCAGTGAGATCTTAAAAGATAATGCTTGGAAGGTGGGCAACGTTCATAAAGGAAAGAATATCATTAGGGATCGGTTATGCTCAAAGAAAGTTCTTATCATTCTTGATGATGTGGATAAGGATGAACAATTAGACGCACTAGTTGGTGAACGTGATTGGTTCGGTCGAGGAAGTAAAATCATAGCAACAACAAGAGATCGACATTTACTAGAAAACCATTCATTTGATATAGTATATCCTATTCAGTTGTTGGATCCTAAGAAATCCCTTGAGCTTTTTAGCCTGCATGCTTTTAAGCAAAATCATCCCTCAAGTAATTATGTAGACCTTTCAAAATTTGCTGTAAGTTATTGCAAAGGTCTTCCATTGGCTCTTGTTATTTTGGGTTCTCTTCTCCATAAGAGAGAGCGAAAAATATGGAAAAGTAAATTACATGAACTTGAAAATTCCCTCGAACCAAGTGTTGAAGCTGTTTTTCAAATAGGTTTTAAGGAGCTTCACGAAAGAGTGAAGGagatttttcttgatatttctTGCTTTTTCGTGGGAGAGGATATTAACTACAGTAAGGATGTGTTAAAGGCATGTGATCTCAATCCAGACTATGGAATTATAATTCTTATGGATCTTTCCCTTGTTACTGTTGAAGATGGAAAGATACAAATGCATGATTTAATACAACAAATGGGTCAAACAATTGTTCGCCATGAATCTTTTGAGCCTGCAAAAAGGAGTAGGTTGTGGGAGGCAGAAGGAGCTATCAAGATATTGAAAGAGAAATCT GGAACTAAAGCAGTTAAAGCCATAAAGTTAGACTTGCACTACAAACCTTGGCTGAAAATTGTTGAAGCAGAAGCATttagaaacatgaaaaatcTTAGATTGCTTATCCTTCAAAGAGTAGCATACTTccctaaaaatatatttgagtATTTACCTAATTCGTTGAAGTGGATTGAGTGGTCTACATTTTATGTTAACCAGTCTTCGTCCATAAGTTTTTCTGTGAAAGGTCGGCTTGTCGGACTAGTTATGAAAGGTGTAGTCAACAAACAGCCAAGGATTGCATTTGAG aattgtAAAACAATGAAGCATGTTGATCTGAGTTATTGTGGCACGTTAAAGGAAACTCCCAACTTCTCTGCCACATTAAACCTTGAGAAATTATATCTTAGGGGATGCACGAGTTTGAAAGTGATTCACGAGTCTGTGGCTTCTCTTAGTAAGCTTGTTACATTGGACCTTGAAGGTTGTGACAACCTAGAAAAGTTTCCAAGCAGCTATCTCATGTTAAAATCTCTTGAAGTTTTGAATCTTAGTAGGTgcagaaaaattgaagaaattccTGACTTGTCTGCATCTTCAAACCTTAAGGAACTATATCTCAGGGAATGCGACCGTTTGAGAATAATTCACGACTCTATTGGTCGTTCTCTTGATAAGCTTATTATCTTGGATCTGGAAGGCTGTAAAAACCTTGAAAGGCTACCAATTTACACCAACAAGTTAGAGTCTCTTGAACTTTTGAATCTCGCTTCATGTCTAAAGCTTGAAACTTTTTTTGACA AAATTACTGACTTTTCAATGGCATCAAACCTTGAGATATTAGATCTCAATACTTGCTTCTCTTTAAGAATAATTCACGAGTCTATTGGGTCTCTTGATAAACTTATCACCTTACAACTCGATTTATGCCATAACCTAGAAAAGCTTCCTAGCAGCCTGAAGTTGAAGTCTCTTGATTCTTTGAGTTTCACTAATTGTTACAAGCTTGAACAACTTCCAGAATTTGatgaaaacatgaaatctTTAAGGGTGATGAATTTGAACGGTACAGCCATAAGGGTGTTACCTTCATCAATTGGATATCTTATTGGGCTCGAGAATTTAAACCTTAATGATTGTGCAAACCTGACTGCCCTTCCAAATGAAATTCATTGGCTAAAAAGTCTCGAGGAACTTCATCTTCGCGGGTGTTCTAAACTCGACATGTTTCCCCCGAGATCAAGCTTAAATTTTTCCCAAGAAAGCTCATATTTCAAGCTGACGGTATTGGATCtcaaaaattgtaatatatcAAATTCTGATTTCCTCGAAACATTATCTAATGTCTGCACTTCCTTGGAGAAGCTAAATTTGTCAGGAAACACATTCTCTTGTCTACCCTCtctccaaaattttaagtcATTAAGGTTTCTTGAATTAAGGAATTGCaagtttcttcaaaatataataaagctTCCCCATCATTTAGCTCGGGTGAATGCCAGTGGTAGCGAATTGTTGGCTATACGTCCTGATTGCATTGCTGATATGATGTTCGGAAAACAG GACGCTGAATTTAGTGACTCAACAAAAGTGCTCTTCATAACAAACAATGAGATTCCAAAATACTGCAACAAACAAACTACGAGAAGTTCAATGAGTGTTAGGTTTCGTCACAATTTAGATAAGAACATACCAGCTTTGGTTCTGTGTGTAATTTTCAAAGCAGATGGAGATTCATGTGACGAAGCGGAGggttttattcattttgaagTGTCAATCGACGGTGAAATAATAATGGCTTCTACTGTGGGATGTTGTTGGTCCTCAAAATCAGAACATATGTTGTTACTAAGAACTTctccaacaaaattaagatacTTGCACGCCAATGATCGACACCACATCAAAGTCTTGTTTCCCAACACAACATCAAAATTTGTATCGAAAAGATTTAAAAGTGCAAATGTTATTATGAGAACCCAAGGAGTCTATATGGTTGATAGACGGTTTTCATGCTATACATAA